The Paralichthys olivaceus isolate ysfri-2021 chromosome 9, ASM2471397v2, whole genome shotgun sequence genome contains a region encoding:
- the LOC138411348 gene encoding protocadherin alpha-C2-like isoform X3 — protein sequence MARDIQRLFWRRYVYAFLFLAVITTTVSAVTHYSVPEEMEEGSVVANLATDLGLDVKTLNRRKMRVDAVGNKKYLDINKDTGELVILERIDREFMCPLKTTTSCFVKLDATIENPIRMFNIEVEITDINDNAPHFRRGTMHLDISESSPIGERFSLNNAADPDVGTNSVKDYHLSSSEHFSIEIQTGRDGTKFADLILKKALDREKQAVHDLILTALDGGVPTRTGTASIIVRVLDVNDNAPSFDKDRYAVHVMENSPIGSLVIKLNATDLDEGSNSDIVYSYSLYTSERTQNMFNLNSESGEIRVKEMINYEDVKLYEMEVIASDKGQNSLSGQCKLTIQVTDMNDNHPEISIKSFQSPIKENEPIDTVIAVVSVSDKDSGDNGVVDLHIPDNMPFKLRESSDNYFELVVSEPLDREKVPEYDITFTVTDRGSPPLSDNETMTLELLDVNDNVPQFPRSFYTIRVMENNAPGALLSSLTAFDPDLHENQYLVYFILEKEIANTSMSMLFSINPENGNLYALKTFDYEIEKEFLFHIEARDSGSPPLSSNVTVHIVIVDQNDNAPVIVSPWRAHGSVVEEKIPRSTDKGSLVAKVIALDTDSVHNSRITYQFLQVTDATLFSLDQYNGEIRTMRMFSYRDPRHQRLVVVAKDNGEPALSATVTIKLSTVETVVKAYSDMTEVPLEYDIFSDLNLYLVIGLGSVSFLLLITILVTIVLKCQKPKPSKAAPPCRNSVISERNSTIADSTLVSNDAYWYSLFLAETRKGKLVVRQPVPKGSRYVVSSLPRGTGLTDTSDSAASTLQASTTTSSSSRSST from the exons ATGGCGCGTGATATCCAGCGCTTATTCTGGAGACGTTACGTTTACGCATTTCTTTTTCTCGCTGTCATCACGACCACAGTCTCCGCCGTCACCCATTACTCTGTTCCCGAAGAAATGGAGGAAGGATCTGTCGTCGCTAATTTAGCAACGGATTTGGGATTAGACGTGAAGACTCTGAATAGAAGGAAAATGCGCGTTGACGCTGTTGGAAACAAAAAATATCTGGACATCAACAAGGACACAGGAGAACTCGTTATATTGGAAAGAATTGACAGAGAGTTTATGTGCCCATTGAAAACCACCACGTCTTGCTTTGTTAAATTAGACGCTACGATTGAAAATCCAATAAGAATGTTTAATATTGAGGTCGAAATCACGGACATTAATGATAACGCTCCTCATTTCCGACGAGGAACGATGCACTTGGACATCTCTGAATCAAGCCCCATTGGAGAAAGATTCTCGCTGAATAACGCTGCGGATCCAGATGTTGGAACGAATTCTGTGAAGGATTACCACCTGAGCTCAAGTGAACACTTCTCCATTGAAATTCAGACAGGGAGAGATGGGACGAAATTTGCTGATTTGATCCTTAAAAAAGCtttagacagagagaagcaggcTGTTCATGATCTAATACTAACTGCTCTGGACGGTGGAGTTCCCACGCGCACAGGTACAGCCAGTATCATTGTTCGTGTGCTCGATGTGAATGACAACGCCCCTTCGTTTGACAAAGACAGATACGCCGTGCATGTGATGGAGAACTCACCGATTGGAAGTTTAGTGATCAAACTCAACGCCACTGATTTAGATGAAGGCTCCAACTCTGATATTGTGTATTCATATAGTTTGTATACATCAGAGAGAACACAAAATATGTTTAACCTGAATTCAGAAAGTGGTGAAATCAGAGTGAAAGAGATGATTAATTATGAAGATGTTAAACTTTATGAAATGGAGGTTATTGCCAGTGATAAAGGACAAAACTCCTTATCTGGACAGTGTAAACTGACAATACAGGTGACAGATATGAATGATAATCATCCAGAAATCTCCATTAAATCATTTCAGAGTCcaatcaaagaaaatgaaccAATAGACACAGTGATCGCTGTAGTTAGTGTCAGTGATAAAGACTCTGGGGACAATGGAGTGGTTGATCTTCATATTCCAGATAATATGCCTTTCAAACTGAGAGAATCCTCTGATAACTATTTTGAATTAGTGGTGTCAGAGCCGTTAGACCGTGAGAAGGTTCCTGAATATGACATCACTTTCACCGTCACAGACAGAGGTTCTCCTCCTTTATCTGACAATGAGACTATGACTTTAGAGCTGCTGGATGTTAATGACAATGTTCCACAGTTCCCTCGGTCATTTTATACGATACGTGTGATGGAGAATAACGCACCTGGGGCCTTGCTCAGTTCACTCACTGCCTTTGACCCTGACCTCCATGAAAACCAGTATCTGGTTTACTTCATCCTAGAGAAGGAGATAGCCAACACCTCCATGTCCATGCTGTTCTCCATCAACCCAGAGAACGGTAATCTTTACGCACTGAAAACTTTTGACTATGAGATCGAGAAGGAGTTTCTTTTCCACATCGAGGCCAGAGACTCtggctctcctccactcagcaGTAATGTGACCGTCCATATTGTTATCGTGGACCAGAATGACAACGCTCCGGTCATCGTGTCTCCGTGGCGCGCACATGGCTcggtggtggaggagaagatcCCCAGATCCACTGATAAAGGCTCTCTGGTTGCCAAGGTGATCGCTTTAGACACAGACTCGGTGCACAACTCTCGGATTACCTACCAGTTTCTACAGGTGACTGACGCCACcttgttcagtctggaccaatACAACGGAGAGATCCGGACTATGAGGATGTTCAGTTACAGAGATCCACGCCACCAGAGACTGGTTGTTGTTGCCAAGGACAACGGGGAGCCCGCTCTCTCTGCTACAGTCACCATCAAGCTGTCCACAGTGGAGACTGTCGTTAAGGCCTACTCTGACATGACTGAGGTGCCTCTAGAGTACGACATCTTCTCAGACCTAAACCTGTATTTGGTGATCGGTCTGGGCTCCGTGTCCTTTCTCCTGCTCATCACCATACTGGTCACCATCGTGCTCAAGTGTCAGAAACCCAAGCCCAGCAAAGCGGCTCCTCCCTGCAGGAACAGTGTGATCAGTGAGAGGAACTCCACCATCGCAGATTCCACTCTGGTGTCCAACGATGCCTACTGGTACAGTCTGTTTCTGGCAGAGACCAGGAAAGGAAAGCTGGTGGTCAGACAGCCTGTGCCCAAGGGCTCCAGATACGTCGTGTCCAGTCTACCGAGAGGCACAGGACTCACAGACACCAGTGACTCAGCAGCTTCTACTCTGCAG gcctccaccaccaccagcagcagcagccgcagctccACGTAA
- the LOC138411348 gene encoding protocadherin alpha-C2-like isoform X1, producing the protein MDFKSRRQLWRRYVSLFNLLCAAISATSAVTHYSVPEEMEHGSVVANLALDLGLDAKALSLRKIRLDVIANKRYLDINKETGELFVAETIDREYLCNSKNPSCFLKMDVTIENPIRLFNIEVEIMDINDNAPHFRRDTMHLDISESTSPGERFSLTNAIDPDIGSNSVKTYDLSESEHFDIEIQTGRDGSKFADLILKKALDREKQAVHNLILTALDGGVPTRTGTASIIVRVLDVNDNAPSFDKDRYAVHVMENSPIGSLVIKLNATDLDEGSNSDIVYSYSLYTSERTQNMFNLNSESGEIRVKEMINYEDVKLYEMEVIASDKGQNSLSGQCKLTIQVTDMNDNHPEISIKSFQSPIKENEPIDTVIAVVSVSDKDSGDNGVVDLHIPDNMPFKLRESSDNYFELVVSEPLDREKVPEYDVTFTVTDRGSPPLSDNETMTLELLDVNDNVPQFPRSFYTIRVMENNAPGALLSSLTAFDPDLHENQYLVYFILEKEIANTSMSMLFSINPENGNLYALKTFDYEIEKEFLFHIEARDSGSPPLSSNVTIHIVIVDQNDNAPVIVSPWRAHGSVVEEKIPRSTDKGSLVAKVIALDTDSVHNSRITYQFLQVTDATLFSLDQYNGEIRTMRMFSYRDPRHQRLVVVAKDNGEPALSATVTIKLSTVETVVKAYSDMTEVPLEYDIFSDLNLYLVIGLGSVSFLLLITILVTIVLKCQKPKPSKAVPPCRNSVISERNSTIADSTLVSNDAYWYSLFLAETRKGKLVVRQPVPKGSRYVVSSLPRGTGLTDTSDSAASTLQASTTTSSSSRSST; encoded by the exons ATGGATTTTAAATCTCGCCGTCAGCTTTGGAGAAGGTATGTCTCGCTGTTTAATTTGTTATGTGCAGCCATCTCTGCAACATCTGCTGTTACGCACTACTCAGTTCCCGAGGAGATGGAGCACGGATCTGTGGTTGCAAATCTAGCATTAGATTTAGGTCTGGATGCAAAAGCCTTGAGTCTCCGCAAAATCAGACTGGATGTCATCGCTAATAAGAGATATCTCGACATCAACAAAGAGACAGGGGAGCTATTCGTTGCTGAGACGATTGACAGGGAATATCTATGCAACAGCAAGAACCCATCATGTTTTCTTAAAATGGATGTAACAATTGAAAATCCGATTCGTCTGTTTAACATTGAAGTGGAGATAATGGACATTAATGACAATGCGCCTCATTTTCGGAGAGATACAATGCATTTGGATATATCTGAATCAACGTCACCAGGGGAGCGCTTTTCACTCACCAATGCTATTGATCCCGATATTGGTTCGAACTCAGTAAAGACCTATGACCTGAGTGAAAGTGAACATTTTGACATTGAAATTCAGACAGGGAGAGATGGATCAAAGTTCGCTGATTTGATCCTTAAAAAAGCtttagacagagagaagcaggcTGTTCATAATCTGATACTAACTGCTCTGGACGGTGGAGTTCCCACGCGCACAGGTACAGCCAGTATCATTGTTCGTGTGCTCGATGTGAATGACAACGCCCCTTCGTTTGACAAAGACAGATACGCCGTGCATGTGATGGAGAACTCACCGATTGGAAGTTTAGTGATCAAACTCAACGCCACTGATTTAGATGAAGGCTCCAACTCTGATATTGTGTATTCATATAGTTTGTATACATCAGAGAGAACACAAAATATGTTTAACCTGAATTCAGAAAGTGGTGAAATCAGAGTGAAAGAGATGATTAATTATGAAGATGTTAAACTTTATGAAATGGAGGTTATTGCCAGTGATAAAGGACAAAACTCCTTATCTGGACAGTGTAAACTGACAATACAGGTGACAGATATGAATGATAATCATCCAGAAATCTCCATTAAATCATTTCAGAGTCcaatcaaagaaaatgaaccAATAGACACAGTGATCGCTGTAGTTAGTGTCAGTGATAAAGACTCTGGGGACAATGGAGTGGTTGATCTTCATATTCCAGATAATATGCCTTTCAAACTGAGAGAATCCTCTGATAACTATTTTGAATTAGTGGTGTCAGAGCCGTTAGACCGTGAGAAGGTTCCTGAATATGACGTCACTTTCACCGTCACAGACAGAGGTTCTCCTCCTTTATCTGACAATGAGACTATGACATTAGAGCTGCTGGATGTTAATGACAATGTTCCACAGTTCCCTCGGTCATTTTATACGATACGTGTGATGGAGAATAACGCACCTGGGGCCTTGCTCAGTTCACTCACTGCCTTTGACCCTGACCTCCATGAAAACCAGTATCTGGTTTACTTCATCCTAGAGAAGGAGATAGCCAACACCTCCATGTCCATGCTGTTCTCCATCAACCCAGAGAACGGTAATCTTTACGCACTGAAAACTTTTGACTATGAGATCGAGAAGGAGTTTCTTTTCCACATCGAGGCCAGAGACTCtggctctcctccactcagcaGTAACGTGACCATCCATATTGTTATCGTGGACCAGAATGACAACGCTCCAGTTATCGTGTCTCCGTGGCGCGCACATGGCTcggtggtggaggagaagatcCCCAGATCCACTGATAAAGGCTCTCTGGTTGCCAAGGTGATCGCTTTAGACACAGACTCGGTGCACAACTCTCGGATTACCTACCAGTTTCTACAGGTGACTGACGCCACcttgttcagtctggaccaatACAACGGAGAGATCCGGACTATGAGGATGTTCAGTTACAGAGATCCACGCCACCAGAGACTGGTTGTTGTTGCCAAGGACAACGGGGAGCCCGCTCTCTCTGCTACAGTCACCATCAAGCTGTCCACAGTGGAGACTGTCGTTAAGGCCTACTCTGACATGACTGAGGTGCCTCTAGAGTACGACATCTTCTCAGACCTAAACCTGTATTTGGTGATCGGTCTGGGTTCCGTGTCCTTTCTCCTGCTCATCACCATATTGGTCACCATCGTGCTCAAGTGTCAGAAACCCAAGCCCAGCAAAGCGGTTCCTCCCTGCAGGAACAGTGTGATCAGTGAGAGGAACTCCACCATCGCAGATTCCACTCTGGTGTCCAACGATGCCTACTGGTACAGTCTGTTTCTGGCAGAGACCAGGAAAGGAAAGCTGGTGGTCAGACAGCCTGTGCCAAAGGGCTCCAGATACGTCGTGTCCAGTCTACCGAGAGGCACAGGACTCACAGACACTAGTGACTCAGCAGCTTCTACTCTGCAG gcctccaccaccaccagcagcagcagccgcagctccACGTAA
- the LOC138411348 gene encoding protocadherin alpha-C2-like isoform X2 has translation MDFKSRRQLWRRYVSLFNLLCAAISATSAVTHYSVPEEMEHGSVVANLALDLGLDAKALSLRKIRLDVIANKRYLDINKETGELFVAETIDREYLCNSKNPSCFLKMDVTIENPIRLFNIEVEIMDINDNAPHFRRDTMHLDISESTSPGERFSLTNAIDPDIGSNSVKTYDLSESEHFDIEIQTGRDGSKFADLILKKALDREKQAVHNLILTALDGGVPTRTGTASIIVRVLDVNDNAPSFDKDRYAVHVMENSPIGSLVIKLNATDLDEGSNSDIVYSYSLYTSERTQNMFNLNSESGEIRVKEMINYEDVKLYEMEVIASDKGQNSLSGQCKLTIQVTDMNDNHPEISIKSFQSPIKENEPIDTVIAVVSVSDKDSGDNGVVDLHIPDNMPFKLRESSDNYFELVVSEPLDREKVPEYDVTFTVTDRGSPPLSDNETMTLELLDVNDNVPQFPRSFYTIRVMENNAPGALLSSLTAFDPDLHENQYLVYFILEKEIANTSMSMLFSINPENGNLYALKTFDYEIEKEFLFHIEARDSGSPPLSSNVTIHIVIVDQNDNAPVIVSPWRAHGSVVEEKIPRSTDKGSLVAKVIALDTDSVHNSRITYQFLQVTDATLFSLDQYNGEIRTMRMFSYRDPRHQRLVVVAKDNGEPALSATVTIKLSTVETVVKAYSDMTEVPLEYDIFSDLNLYLVIGLGSVSFLLLITILVTIVLKCQKPKPSKAVPPCRNSVISERNSTIADSTLVSNDAYWYSLFLAETRKGKLVVRQPVPKGSRYVVSSLPRGTGLTDTSDSAASTLQYPK, from the exons ATGGATTTTAAATCTCGCCGTCAGCTTTGGAGAAGGTATGTCTCGCTGTTTAATTTGTTATGTGCAGCCATCTCTGCAACATCTGCTGTTACGCACTACTCAGTTCCCGAGGAGATGGAGCACGGATCTGTGGTTGCAAATCTAGCATTAGATTTAGGTCTGGATGCAAAAGCCTTGAGTCTCCGCAAAATCAGACTGGATGTCATCGCTAATAAGAGATATCTCGACATCAACAAAGAGACAGGGGAGCTATTCGTTGCTGAGACGATTGACAGGGAATATCTATGCAACAGCAAGAACCCATCATGTTTTCTTAAAATGGATGTAACAATTGAAAATCCGATTCGTCTGTTTAACATTGAAGTGGAGATAATGGACATTAATGACAATGCGCCTCATTTTCGGAGAGATACAATGCATTTGGATATATCTGAATCAACGTCACCAGGGGAGCGCTTTTCACTCACCAATGCTATTGATCCCGATATTGGTTCGAACTCAGTAAAGACCTATGACCTGAGTGAAAGTGAACATTTTGACATTGAAATTCAGACAGGGAGAGATGGATCAAAGTTCGCTGATTTGATCCTTAAAAAAGCtttagacagagagaagcaggcTGTTCATAATCTGATACTAACTGCTCTGGACGGTGGAGTTCCCACGCGCACAGGTACAGCCAGTATCATTGTTCGTGTGCTCGATGTGAATGACAACGCCCCTTCGTTTGACAAAGACAGATACGCCGTGCATGTGATGGAGAACTCACCGATTGGAAGTTTAGTGATCAAACTCAACGCCACTGATTTAGATGAAGGCTCCAACTCTGATATTGTGTATTCATATAGTTTGTATACATCAGAGAGAACACAAAATATGTTTAACCTGAATTCAGAAAGTGGTGAAATCAGAGTGAAAGAGATGATTAATTATGAAGATGTTAAACTTTATGAAATGGAGGTTATTGCCAGTGATAAAGGACAAAACTCCTTATCTGGACAGTGTAAACTGACAATACAGGTGACAGATATGAATGATAATCATCCAGAAATCTCCATTAAATCATTTCAGAGTCcaatcaaagaaaatgaaccAATAGACACAGTGATCGCTGTAGTTAGTGTCAGTGATAAAGACTCTGGGGACAATGGAGTGGTTGATCTTCATATTCCAGATAATATGCCTTTCAAACTGAGAGAATCCTCTGATAACTATTTTGAATTAGTGGTGTCAGAGCCGTTAGACCGTGAGAAGGTTCCTGAATATGACGTCACTTTCACCGTCACAGACAGAGGTTCTCCTCCTTTATCTGACAATGAGACTATGACATTAGAGCTGCTGGATGTTAATGACAATGTTCCACAGTTCCCTCGGTCATTTTATACGATACGTGTGATGGAGAATAACGCACCTGGGGCCTTGCTCAGTTCACTCACTGCCTTTGACCCTGACCTCCATGAAAACCAGTATCTGGTTTACTTCATCCTAGAGAAGGAGATAGCCAACACCTCCATGTCCATGCTGTTCTCCATCAACCCAGAGAACGGTAATCTTTACGCACTGAAAACTTTTGACTATGAGATCGAGAAGGAGTTTCTTTTCCACATCGAGGCCAGAGACTCtggctctcctccactcagcaGTAACGTGACCATCCATATTGTTATCGTGGACCAGAATGACAACGCTCCAGTTATCGTGTCTCCGTGGCGCGCACATGGCTcggtggtggaggagaagatcCCCAGATCCACTGATAAAGGCTCTCTGGTTGCCAAGGTGATCGCTTTAGACACAGACTCGGTGCACAACTCTCGGATTACCTACCAGTTTCTACAGGTGACTGACGCCACcttgttcagtctggaccaatACAACGGAGAGATCCGGACTATGAGGATGTTCAGTTACAGAGATCCACGCCACCAGAGACTGGTTGTTGTTGCCAAGGACAACGGGGAGCCCGCTCTCTCTGCTACAGTCACCATCAAGCTGTCCACAGTGGAGACTGTCGTTAAGGCCTACTCTGACATGACTGAGGTGCCTCTAGAGTACGACATCTTCTCAGACCTAAACCTGTATTTGGTGATCGGTCTGGGTTCCGTGTCCTTTCTCCTGCTCATCACCATATTGGTCACCATCGTGCTCAAGTGTCAGAAACCCAAGCCCAGCAAAGCGGTTCCTCCCTGCAGGAACAGTGTGATCAGTGAGAGGAACTCCACCATCGCAGATTCCACTCTGGTGTCCAACGATGCCTACTGGTACAGTCTGTTTCTGGCAGAGACCAGGAAAGGAAAGCTGGTGGTCAGACAGCCTGTGCCAAAGGGCTCCAGATACGTCGTGTCCAGTCTACCGAGAGGCACAGGACTCACAGACACTAGTGACTCAGCAGCTTCTACTCTGCAG TACCCTAAATGA
- the LOC138411348 gene encoding protocadherin alpha-C2-like isoform X4 produces the protein MARDIQRLFWRRYVYAFLFLAVITTTVSAVTHYSVPEEMEEGSVVANLATDLGLDVKTLNRRKMRVDAVGNKKYLDINKDTGELVILERIDREFMCPLKTTTSCFVKLDATIENPIRMFNIEVEITDINDNAPHFRRGTMHLDISESSPIGERFSLNNAADPDVGTNSVKDYHLSSSEHFSIEIQTGRDGTKFADLILKKALDREKQAVHDLILTALDGGVPTRTGTASIIVRVLDVNDNAPSFDKDRYAVHVMENSPIGSLVIKLNATDLDEGSNSDIVYSYSLYTSERTQNMFNLNSESGEIRVKEMINYEDVKLYEMEVIASDKGQNSLSGQCKLTIQVTDMNDNHPEISIKSFQSPIKENEPIDTVIAVVSVSDKDSGDNGVVDLHIPDNMPFKLRESSDNYFELVVSEPLDREKVPEYDITFTVTDRGSPPLSDNETMTLELLDVNDNVPQFPRSFYTIRVMENNAPGALLSSLTAFDPDLHENQYLVYFILEKEIANTSMSMLFSINPENGNLYALKTFDYEIEKEFLFHIEARDSGSPPLSSNVTVHIVIVDQNDNAPVIVSPWRAHGSVVEEKIPRSTDKGSLVAKVIALDTDSVHNSRITYQFLQVTDATLFSLDQYNGEIRTMRMFSYRDPRHQRLVVVAKDNGEPALSATVTIKLSTVETVVKAYSDMTEVPLEYDIFSDLNLYLVIGLGSVSFLLLITILVTIVLKCQKPKPSKAAPPCRNSVISERNSTIADSTLVSNDAYWYSLFLAETRKGKLVVRQPVPKGSRYVVSSLPRGTGLTDTSDSAASTLQYPK, from the exons ATGGCGCGTGATATCCAGCGCTTATTCTGGAGACGTTACGTTTACGCATTTCTTTTTCTCGCTGTCATCACGACCACAGTCTCCGCCGTCACCCATTACTCTGTTCCCGAAGAAATGGAGGAAGGATCTGTCGTCGCTAATTTAGCAACGGATTTGGGATTAGACGTGAAGACTCTGAATAGAAGGAAAATGCGCGTTGACGCTGTTGGAAACAAAAAATATCTGGACATCAACAAGGACACAGGAGAACTCGTTATATTGGAAAGAATTGACAGAGAGTTTATGTGCCCATTGAAAACCACCACGTCTTGCTTTGTTAAATTAGACGCTACGATTGAAAATCCAATAAGAATGTTTAATATTGAGGTCGAAATCACGGACATTAATGATAACGCTCCTCATTTCCGACGAGGAACGATGCACTTGGACATCTCTGAATCAAGCCCCATTGGAGAAAGATTCTCGCTGAATAACGCTGCGGATCCAGATGTTGGAACGAATTCTGTGAAGGATTACCACCTGAGCTCAAGTGAACACTTCTCCATTGAAATTCAGACAGGGAGAGATGGGACGAAATTTGCTGATTTGATCCTTAAAAAAGCtttagacagagagaagcaggcTGTTCATGATCTAATACTAACTGCTCTGGACGGTGGAGTTCCCACGCGCACAGGTACAGCCAGTATCATTGTTCGTGTGCTCGATGTGAATGACAACGCCCCTTCGTTTGACAAAGACAGATACGCCGTGCATGTGATGGAGAACTCACCGATTGGAAGTTTAGTGATCAAACTCAACGCCACTGATTTAGATGAAGGCTCCAACTCTGATATTGTGTATTCATATAGTTTGTATACATCAGAGAGAACACAAAATATGTTTAACCTGAATTCAGAAAGTGGTGAAATCAGAGTGAAAGAGATGATTAATTATGAAGATGTTAAACTTTATGAAATGGAGGTTATTGCCAGTGATAAAGGACAAAACTCCTTATCTGGACAGTGTAAACTGACAATACAGGTGACAGATATGAATGATAATCATCCAGAAATCTCCATTAAATCATTTCAGAGTCcaatcaaagaaaatgaaccAATAGACACAGTGATCGCTGTAGTTAGTGTCAGTGATAAAGACTCTGGGGACAATGGAGTGGTTGATCTTCATATTCCAGATAATATGCCTTTCAAACTGAGAGAATCCTCTGATAACTATTTTGAATTAGTGGTGTCAGAGCCGTTAGACCGTGAGAAGGTTCCTGAATATGACATCACTTTCACCGTCACAGACAGAGGTTCTCCTCCTTTATCTGACAATGAGACTATGACTTTAGAGCTGCTGGATGTTAATGACAATGTTCCACAGTTCCCTCGGTCATTTTATACGATACGTGTGATGGAGAATAACGCACCTGGGGCCTTGCTCAGTTCACTCACTGCCTTTGACCCTGACCTCCATGAAAACCAGTATCTGGTTTACTTCATCCTAGAGAAGGAGATAGCCAACACCTCCATGTCCATGCTGTTCTCCATCAACCCAGAGAACGGTAATCTTTACGCACTGAAAACTTTTGACTATGAGATCGAGAAGGAGTTTCTTTTCCACATCGAGGCCAGAGACTCtggctctcctccactcagcaGTAATGTGACCGTCCATATTGTTATCGTGGACCAGAATGACAACGCTCCGGTCATCGTGTCTCCGTGGCGCGCACATGGCTcggtggtggaggagaagatcCCCAGATCCACTGATAAAGGCTCTCTGGTTGCCAAGGTGATCGCTTTAGACACAGACTCGGTGCACAACTCTCGGATTACCTACCAGTTTCTACAGGTGACTGACGCCACcttgttcagtctggaccaatACAACGGAGAGATCCGGACTATGAGGATGTTCAGTTACAGAGATCCACGCCACCAGAGACTGGTTGTTGTTGCCAAGGACAACGGGGAGCCCGCTCTCTCTGCTACAGTCACCATCAAGCTGTCCACAGTGGAGACTGTCGTTAAGGCCTACTCTGACATGACTGAGGTGCCTCTAGAGTACGACATCTTCTCAGACCTAAACCTGTATTTGGTGATCGGTCTGGGCTCCGTGTCCTTTCTCCTGCTCATCACCATACTGGTCACCATCGTGCTCAAGTGTCAGAAACCCAAGCCCAGCAAAGCGGCTCCTCCCTGCAGGAACAGTGTGATCAGTGAGAGGAACTCCACCATCGCAGATTCCACTCTGGTGTCCAACGATGCCTACTGGTACAGTCTGTTTCTGGCAGAGACCAGGAAAGGAAAGCTGGTGGTCAGACAGCCTGTGCCCAAGGGCTCCAGATACGTCGTGTCCAGTCTACCGAGAGGCACAGGACTCACAGACACCAGTGACTCAGCAGCTTCTACTCTGCAG TACCCTAAATGA